In a genomic window of Thermincola ferriacetica:
- a CDS encoding bifunctional ADP-dependent NAD(P)H-hydrate dehydratase/NAD(P)H-hydrate epimerase, whose translation MFLVTAEEMQNLDKLTIDQVGIPGVVLMENAGLQVVKVIKEILGEVPGKQVAVFAGKGNNGGDGFVIARHLLNMGAEVKVLLNGEPADITGDAKVNLNILQNMGQKIFTINNSNSLNIVKLTLVYTDLIVDAVFGTGFKGAVNDHMGKIISLINESGKPVVAVDIPSGLEANTGQVHGPCIQATHTVTFGLPKLGLTIHPGKEYAGQLHIADISIPPDLVKKQNFNKFLLTKELVAQMLPKRHSQGHKGDYGRVLVVAGSEGLTGAAVLTSMAVLKSGAGLATLAVPRSLHDLMEIKLTEVMTKPLPETEKKTISRDALEEVIALTESADVVALGPGISTEPATAGFVRDLLPELNKPVVIDADGLNALAGSLEVLKKIEAPVVITPHPGEMARLAGIKTEEVQNNRIEVAREFAANWCVNVVLKGAETVVAGVDGSLFVNSTGNPGMATGGSGDVLTGVIAGLIGQGLAPVRAAAAGVFIHGYAGDLGALEKGQAGLLAGDILNLLPKVFRELEGA comes from the coding sequence TTGTTTTTGGTTACTGCCGAAGAAATGCAAAACCTGGATAAACTCACAATTGACCAGGTGGGCATCCCCGGGGTAGTATTAATGGAAAATGCCGGGCTGCAGGTAGTTAAAGTCATTAAAGAGATTTTGGGAGAAGTTCCGGGGAAACAAGTGGCTGTATTTGCCGGCAAAGGCAATAACGGTGGCGACGGATTCGTTATCGCCCGTCATCTGCTGAACATGGGTGCAGAGGTTAAGGTTCTGCTAAACGGGGAACCTGCGGATATAACCGGAGATGCAAAGGTCAACCTGAATATACTGCAGAACATGGGACAGAAGATATTTACCATTAATAACAGCAACTCCCTCAATATAGTTAAACTTACGTTGGTTTATACTGACCTTATTGTGGATGCTGTTTTCGGCACTGGTTTCAAAGGCGCCGTTAATGACCACATGGGTAAAATAATATCGCTTATCAATGAATCGGGCAAACCGGTGGTGGCTGTCGACATTCCTTCCGGGCTGGAAGCAAACACGGGCCAGGTGCATGGCCCTTGTATACAGGCAACCCATACGGTGACATTTGGACTGCCGAAATTGGGTTTGACAATACATCCCGGTAAAGAGTACGCCGGGCAACTACATATTGCTGATATTTCCATTCCGCCTGATTTAGTGAAAAAACAGAACTTTAACAAATTCCTTCTGACTAAAGAATTGGTGGCCCAAATGCTGCCTAAGCGCCATTCCCAAGGACATAAAGGGGATTATGGCCGGGTGTTGGTGGTGGCGGGGTCCGAAGGGCTTACGGGGGCCGCTGTTCTGACCAGTATGGCGGTTTTAAAATCAGGCGCCGGGTTGGCTACCCTGGCTGTACCCAGGAGCCTGCATGACTTGATGGAAATTAAGCTAACGGAAGTAATGACAAAACCGCTTCCGGAGACAGAAAAAAAGACTATCAGTCGAGACGCTCTGGAAGAAGTTATTGCCTTAACAGAATCTGCGGATGTGGTGGCACTGGGACCGGGGATTTCCACTGAACCGGCGACGGCTGGCTTTGTCCGGGATTTACTGCCGGAGTTAAATAAACCAGTGGTAATCGACGCCGACGGTCTTAATGCCCTGGCAGGCAGCCTGGAAGTGCTGAAAAAAATTGAGGCGCCCGTGGTTATCACGCCCCATCCCGGGGAAATGGCCAGGTTGGCCGGGATAAAAACTGAAGAAGTTCAAAATAATAGAATTGAAGTGGCCAGAGAATTTGCCGCCAATTGGTGCGTGAATGTGGTTTTAAAAGGAGCTGAAACTGTTGTAGCCGGGGTTGACGGTTCTCTCTTTGTCAATTCCACCGGTAATCCGGGTATGGCTACGGGAGGCTCCGGTGATGTATTAACAGGAGTTATAGCCGGTCTTATCGGCCAGGGGTTGGCGCCGGTCCGGGCGGCTGCTGCCGGAGTATTTATCCACGGATACGCCGGCGACCTGGGAGCTCTTGAAAAGGGCCAGGCCGGTTTGCTGGCCGGTGACATTTTAAATTTATTACCCAAAGTATTTCGGGAATTGGAGGGAGCTTGA
- the acpS gene encoding holo-ACP synthase gives MIIGIGTDIVDNKRLYNILERVGERFLSRVYTPREIELCTNSKGLKVQSLAARFAGKEAVAKALGTGIGPVGWKEIEIVADASGAPTVKLTGKALEQARRQGICQTKISLSHTEEYSVAFVLLTG, from the coding sequence GTGATTATAGGGATAGGAACTGATATTGTTGATAACAAAAGACTATATAATATATTGGAGCGGGTAGGAGAAAGGTTTTTATCGCGGGTTTATACCCCAAGGGAAATAGAACTCTGTACCAATAGCAAAGGGCTCAAGGTTCAGTCCCTTGCTGCCCGGTTTGCTGGGAAGGAAGCGGTAGCCAAAGCTCTTGGTACCGGGATTGGCCCCGTTGGCTGGAAAGAAATCGAAATAGTGGCAGATGCCAGTGGGGCGCCGACGGTTAAGTTAACGGGTAAAGCACTGGAGCAAGCCAGACGGCAGGGAATTTGCCAGACGAAGATTTCTCTGTCTCATACGGAAGAGTATTCCGTGGCTTTTGTGCTGTTAACGGGATGA
- a CDS encoding chemotaxis protein CheW has translation MSFAEGSEIQLVVFKLGNEEYGVPITQVKEINRLTNTTKVPKSPEFVEGIINLRGQIIPIIDLKKRFDLELTEYTGEARIIVIQVAHHTFGVKVDAVSEVLRISTDTIENAPDIVSGIDARYITGVAKVGERLLILLDLDKLLTDEEKVELSEIHNEAV, from the coding sequence ATGAGCTTTGCGGAAGGGTCTGAAATCCAACTGGTTGTTTTTAAACTGGGGAATGAAGAATACGGTGTGCCGATAACTCAGGTAAAGGAAATTAACCGCTTGACCAATACCACGAAAGTGCCGAAATCGCCTGAATTTGTAGAAGGAATAATAAACCTACGCGGGCAGATTATCCCCATTATCGACCTGAAGAAGAGATTTGATTTGGAATTAACGGAATATACGGGGGAAGCCCGAATCATAGTTATTCAGGTTGCCCACCATACATTTGGGGTGAAAGTTGATGCCGTATCAGAGGTTTTGCGCATAAGTACCGACACTATTGAAAATGCCCCTGATATTGTTTCGGGTATCGATGCCCGGTATATTACGGGGGTGGCTAAAGTGGGAGAACGTCTGTTAATACTTCTTGATCTGGATAAACTTTTAACCGACGAGGAAAAGGTGGAATTATCTGAAATACATAACGAAGCTGTTTAA
- the alr gene encoding alanine racemase has product MKTRPAWAEIDLGAIAHNLREIRRITQPQARIMAVVKANAYGHGAVPVSQVALQNGASYLGVAMLDEALELRRAGIEAPILILGYTPKEQAEEAVRHNVTQTIYTLEMARFVSAVGEKLRQRAKVHIKIDTGMTRLGFLPGAGTVEKIKEIAALPGLSVEGIFTHFAVSDIKDKAFTRQQFKLFTDMCAVLEREGVKIPIKHAANTGAIIDMPETHLDMVRLGISLYGLYPSPEVDQAKVSLKPALSLKAEISHLKEVPQGVTVSYGRTYTTQEKTIIATIPMGYADGYSRLLSSKAHVLIRGTRAPVAGVICMDQFMVDVGHIPDVAATDEVVLIGRQGDDCISADELAQLLGTINYEIVCMLSERIPRVYI; this is encoded by the coding sequence GTGAAAACTAGACCGGCTTGGGCAGAGATCGACCTAGGTGCCATTGCTCATAATTTACGGGAAATTCGCCGTATCACCCAACCCCAGGCCCGGATTATGGCCGTGGTCAAAGCCAATGCATACGGACACGGGGCTGTGCCTGTCAGCCAGGTAGCTCTACAAAACGGTGCTTCTTATCTGGGTGTGGCCATGCTGGATGAAGCTCTTGAACTGAGAAGGGCAGGTATTGAAGCGCCTATTTTAATTTTAGGCTACACCCCAAAAGAGCAAGCAGAGGAAGCAGTTAGGCACAACGTAACCCAGACAATATATACCCTTGAGATGGCCCGTTTTGTTTCAGCAGTCGGAGAAAAGTTGAGACAAAGGGCCAAAGTACATATAAAAATTGATACCGGAATGACCCGGCTCGGGTTTTTGCCCGGGGCGGGGACTGTGGAAAAAATAAAAGAAATTGCGGCGCTTCCCGGATTGTCTGTGGAAGGGATTTTTACTCATTTTGCCGTATCGGACATAAAGGATAAAGCCTTTACCCGGCAGCAATTTAAACTGTTTACCGATATGTGCGCTGTCCTTGAACGGGAAGGGGTAAAGATTCCCATTAAACATGCCGCCAATACAGGCGCAATTATTGATATGCCCGAAACTCACCTTGATATGGTGCGGTTAGGTATATCCCTGTATGGGTTATATCCTTCTCCGGAAGTTGACCAGGCAAAAGTATCGTTAAAACCGGCCTTGTCGTTAAAAGCCGAAATCTCCCATCTCAAAGAAGTTCCCCAGGGGGTAACCGTCAGCTACGGCAGAACCTATACGACGCAAGAAAAGACGATAATTGCCACAATTCCTATGGGTTATGCCGACGGCTATTCCAGGTTATTGTCCTCCAAGGCTCATGTATTGATAAGAGGAACCAGAGCCCCTGTAGCGGGCGTTATTTGCATGGACCAATTTATGGTAGATGTAGGACATATACCTGATGTTGCCGCTACTGATGAAGTGGTGCTCATCGGCAGGCAGGGGGACGACTGTATTTCTGCTGACGAATTGGCACAACTGCTGGGAACTATTAATTATGAAATAGTCTGCATGTTAAGTGAGCGGATTCCCAGGGTTTATATTTAG
- a CDS encoding CBS domain-containing protein — translation MQAKDIMTKEVITARPEQTVREVAKILADKKISGVPVVDEAGKIVGIVTEADLLVQTQKLKVPSYVQLLGGIIYLDSVKEFEEDLRKAVAVQVKDIMTTDVVTVEEDAEIEDIATTMADEGINRLPVVRDGALVGIVSRADIVKALAKRD, via the coding sequence ATGCAGGCGAAAGATATTATGACCAAAGAAGTAATTACAGCAAGGCCGGAACAAACTGTCCGGGAAGTGGCAAAAATTCTGGCTGACAAAAAAATAAGCGGTGTCCCTGTGGTAGATGAAGCAGGGAAAATTGTAGGAATTGTTACGGAAGCCGACCTATTGGTACAGACCCAAAAGCTTAAGGTTCCGTCTTATGTTCAGCTTCTGGGCGGAATCATATACCTTGACTCAGTCAAAGAATTTGAGGAAGACTTGCGAAAAGCCGTGGCAGTACAGGTTAAAGACATAATGACCACTGATGTGGTCACTGTTGAAGAAGACGCGGAAATCGAAGATATAGCTACCACTATGGCCGATGAAGGGATTAATCGCCTTCCGGTCGTAAGGGACGGAGCTCTTGTCGGTATTGTCAGCAGGGCAGACATAGTTAAAGCTCTGGCTAAAAGAGATTAA
- a CDS encoding LytR/AlgR family response regulator transcription factor, which produces MKLKALIVDDEYPARKELRFLLNKFDNIEVVGEATNAQEALTLIKALDYSILFLDIEMPGMNGLEVGARIQELPNPPHVIFVTAYDEYAVKAFEVNAVDYILKPFDEKRLTQAINKIMKINQRQAAAANDSAKAGEAITTGGEQVAAKPQHIKIDRIPAEKQGKTILVNESDIIYAFTEQDYVYIKTFTDKLFTRFTLKELESRLNSTMFFRTHRCYLVNLHKVKEIIPFFNGTYTLIVEDNEKSEVPVSRAQAKKLRKILGM; this is translated from the coding sequence GTGAAGCTTAAGGCATTGATTGTGGACGATGAATACCCGGCCAGGAAAGAATTGCGGTTTCTCCTGAACAAATTTGACAATATCGAGGTAGTTGGCGAAGCCACAAATGCACAGGAAGCTCTTACACTGATCAAGGCGCTGGATTATTCTATATTGTTTTTAGATATCGAAATGCCGGGGATGAACGGTTTGGAAGTGGGGGCCAGGATACAGGAGCTCCCTAATCCACCGCATGTGATTTTTGTTACCGCTTATGACGAGTACGCCGTGAAAGCCTTTGAAGTTAACGCGGTAGATTATATTTTGAAGCCTTTTGACGAAAAGCGGCTGACCCAGGCTATTAATAAAATTATGAAAATTAATCAGCGGCAGGCTGCTGCGGCTAATGACTCTGCCAAGGCCGGGGAGGCGATAACTACTGGCGGGGAACAGGTTGCCGCTAAGCCCCAGCATATTAAAATTGACCGGATCCCTGCCGAAAAACAAGGTAAGACTATTCTTGTCAACGAGTCAGATATCATATATGCCTTCACGGAGCAGGATTATGTATATATCAAAACCTTCACCGACAAACTCTTCACCCGATTTACTTTGAAAGAGCTGGAAAGCCGGTTGAATTCTACCATGTTTTTCCGTACGCATCGCTGCTACCTGGTGAACTTGCACAAAGTAAAAGAAATAATTCCTTTCTTTAACGGCACATATACCCTTATAGTTGAGGACAATGAGAAAAGCGAAGTGCCCGTAAGTAGGGCTCAGGCTAAAAAGTTGAGGAAAATTTTGGGCATGTAA
- a CDS encoding histidine kinase, whose protein sequence is MHFLRIVGIAIGLALLQFGIVFLSRDLSGSAGIIIFAFFCLNALGAYFIFDRLQSKRVITYTIEGGEEHIDSTLKIANETLPYMRQGLNEETAQKAAEIILKISDVAAVAITDREKVLAYVGAGCERHQPGRLILTQATKQVIATGGLKIVDNKEKLNCPVKDCDCPLEAAVIAPLKCRGQVAGCLKLYQTKEGQMPAHVVKLAVGIAQLLGVQMELAELDRQAQLVTRAELQALHAQINPHFLFNTLNTIIMFSRTNPETARRLLIRLANFFRQTLKKHGHFNTLREELEYINTYLVLEKARFREKLRIIRDIDPDLMDYQVPVLTLQPLVENAVKHGITPKVGPGAVNISVKKAGEELRITIKDDGVGIPEDKLDKVLIPGYGKGNGVGLSNVNERLKSLFGEEYMLTITSKENVGTTISLRVPLIKDSESTERGEEASEA, encoded by the coding sequence ATGCATTTCCTCAGGATAGTAGGTATCGCTATAGGGCTCGCCCTGTTACAGTTTGGCATAGTCTTTTTATCCAGGGATCTGTCTGGCAGCGCAGGGATAATAATTTTTGCCTTTTTCTGCCTGAATGCCCTGGGTGCTTACTTCATTTTTGACCGTTTACAGTCGAAAAGGGTTATTACTTATACTATTGAAGGCGGCGAAGAACACATAGATTCTACCCTGAAGATTGCCAATGAAACTTTGCCCTACATGCGTCAGGGGTTAAATGAGGAAACGGCGCAGAAAGCGGCGGAGATCATTCTTAAGATTAGCGATGTGGCGGCAGTAGCCATTACTGACCGGGAAAAAGTCCTGGCTTATGTTGGCGCCGGATGTGAGCGTCACCAGCCCGGGCGGCTGATTCTAACCCAGGCAACCAAACAGGTAATTGCTACCGGGGGGTTAAAAATTGTTGATAACAAAGAAAAACTGAATTGCCCGGTGAAAGACTGCGACTGTCCCCTGGAAGCAGCAGTAATAGCGCCGCTGAAGTGCAGGGGCCAGGTGGCCGGTTGCCTGAAGCTGTACCAGACGAAAGAAGGACAGATGCCGGCCCATGTGGTAAAACTTGCTGTCGGTATTGCGCAGCTTCTGGGTGTGCAGATGGAACTGGCGGAACTTGACAGGCAGGCACAACTGGTGACCAGGGCCGAATTGCAGGCTCTACACGCTCAGATTAACCCTCATTTTCTCTTTAATACTTTGAACACCATCATCATGTTTAGCCGGACTAACCCGGAGACAGCCCGCCGGCTATTAATCAGACTGGCTAATTTCTTCCGGCAGACGTTAAAGAAACACGGTCACTTCAATACATTACGGGAGGAACTGGAATATATCAATACTTACCTGGTACTGGAGAAGGCCAGGTTTCGAGAAAAGCTTCGTATTATCAGGGATATTGACCCGGATTTGATGGATTACCAGGTACCGGTCCTTACTCTGCAGCCCCTGGTGGAAAATGCGGTAAAGCATGGAATAACGCCTAAAGTTGGCCCCGGGGCCGTTAATATTTCCGTAAAAAAGGCCGGCGAGGAATTGCGCATCACCATTAAGGATGACGGGGTGGGGATACCGGAGGACAAACTGGACAAGGTATTGATTCCCGGTTATGGTAAGGGAAACGGCGTAGGCCTCAGCAATGTTAACGAACGGTTAAAAAGCCTTTTCGGTGAGGAATACATGCTTACTATAACCAGTAAAGAAAATGTCGGTACCACCATTTCCCTGCGGGTGCCGTTGATAAAAGATTCCGAATCCACGGAAAGGGGAGAAGAGGCAAGTGAAGCTTAA